In Microbacterium lushaniae, the following are encoded in one genomic region:
- a CDS encoding SGNH/GDSL hydrolase family protein, whose translation MTSVRLASIGDSFTEGVGDELPDGTVRGWADLAAQGWAQALGEPIEYANFAIRGKLVWPIVREQLEPALALHPTHLSFNGGGNDMLRPRADIPHIADAFTHVLRRCDEEGVRVILLSGANPSAQLPFGRLVQRRGDLLSAAVTGRVADRPDVIQALNWPDRELSTPGYWSADRLHMNTRGHHRVAARVLRALDLTVPDEWDSLPDASAAERLAGAAYYRAHVGPWVRRRLTGTSSGDGRTAKFPTWVTVTPASA comes from the coding sequence GTGACTTCCGTACGTCTGGCTTCCATCGGCGACTCCTTCACGGAAGGAGTGGGAGACGAGCTGCCGGACGGCACGGTGCGCGGATGGGCCGACCTGGCCGCGCAGGGCTGGGCGCAGGCGCTGGGCGAGCCGATCGAATACGCCAACTTCGCCATCCGCGGCAAGCTCGTGTGGCCGATCGTGCGGGAACAGCTCGAGCCGGCGTTGGCGCTGCATCCGACTCACCTCTCCTTCAACGGCGGCGGCAACGACATGCTCCGCCCGCGCGCCGACATCCCGCACATCGCCGACGCCTTCACCCACGTCCTCCGCCGCTGCGACGAGGAGGGGGTGCGGGTCATCCTGCTCTCCGGCGCGAATCCGTCGGCGCAGTTGCCGTTCGGGCGCCTGGTACAGCGCCGCGGCGATCTGCTGTCAGCCGCCGTCACCGGACGCGTCGCCGACCGTCCCGACGTCATCCAGGCGCTGAACTGGCCCGACCGCGAGCTGTCCACGCCCGGCTACTGGTCGGCAGACCGGCTCCACATGAACACCCGCGGACACCATCGTGTCGCCGCGCGTGTCCTGCGCGCGCTGGATCTGACCGTCCCCGACGAGTGGGACTCGCTGCCCGACGCCTCTGCCGCCGAGCGGCTGGCCGGCGCCGCGTACTACCGCGCCCACGTGGGTCCCTGGGTGCGCCGGCGCCTCACCGGCACGTCATCCGGCGACGGCCGCACGGCGAAGTTCCCCACCTGGGTCACCGTGACCCCCGCCTCCGCCTAG